One genomic window of Pecten maximus chromosome 3, xPecMax1.1, whole genome shotgun sequence includes the following:
- the LOC117324557 gene encoding uncharacterized PE-PGRS family protein PE_PGRS20-like has product MVKRGRVEMVKRGRVDGEEGTGGDGEEGTGGDGEEGTGGDGEEGTGGDGEEGTGGDDEEGTGGDGEEGTGGDGEEGTGGDGEEGTGGDGEEGTGGDGEEGTGGDGEEGTGGDGEEGTGGDCEEGTGGDGEEGTGGDGEEGTGGDGEEGTGGDGEEGTGRVEMGRRGVVEMMRRGRV; this is encoded by the coding sequence ATGGTGAAGAGGGGACGGGTGGAGATGGTGAAGAGGGGACGGGTGGATGGTGAAGAGGGGACGGGTGGAGATGGGGAGGAGGGGACGGGTGGAGATGGGGAGGAGGGGACGGGTGGAGATGGTGAAGAGGGGACGGGTGGAGATGGGGAGGAGGGGACGGGTGGAGATGATGAGGAGGGGACAGGTGGAGATGGGGAGGAGGGGACGGGTGGGGATGGGGAGGAGGGGACGGGTGGAGATGGGGAGGAGGGGACGGGTGGAGATGGGGAGGAGGGGACGGGTGGAGATGGTGAGGAGGGGACGGGAGGGGATGGGGAGGAGGGGACAGGTGGAGATGGGGAGGAGGGGACGGGTGGGGATTGTGAGGAGGGGACGGGTGGAGATGGGGAGGAGGGGACGGGTGGAGATGGTGAGGAGGGGACGGGAGGGGATGGGGAGGAGGGGACGGGTGGGGATGGGGAGGAGGGGACGGGACGAGTGGAGATGGGGAGGAGGGGAGTGGTGGAGATGATGAGGAGGGGACGGGTGTAG